AATCGCTCGATTGCGGATATGTTGGACGCCCTGATTATTGCCTTAGTGATTATATTTTTTATTCTTGCTGCCTTGTTTAAATCATTGCTCGATCCGTTTGTGGTGATTATTGCCATTCCTTTTGGCTTGATTGGTGTTGTCGTTGGCCATTTTGCTTTAGGGCTACAATTGCAGTTTTTATCCTTGATTGGGTTTTTGGCTTTGGCAGGCATTGTCGTTAATGACTCATTGATTTTAATTGATTTTGCCAAGAAGAGACGCAATGAGGGTATGGATCGTATTGCTGCATTCATTGAGGCCGGCAGGGTGCGTACGCGACCCATTTTATTGACCAGTATTACGACTTTCCTGGGTGTTTCACCGCTGATATTTTTTGCCACAGGCCAGACCAAGATATTATCGCCGATGGCAGTGAGCCTTGGTTTTGGTTTGCTGTTTGCCACTGTATTAATTTTATTGGTGTTACCGTGTTTTTATTTGATTGCTGACGACATGCGTAATGCGGTTTTTCGTCTGTTTGGTCGTCAGCCTCAACACGCCAAACCTGAATAGGTAAGAAAGGAATATTGATAGTGGACATACGGTTTAAACAAATGTCTGATTGGCTGCGCAATGATTTGAAACTAACAGTCTCGCGCATCACTCCGGCTTCTGCTGACGCTAGCTTTCGTCGTTACTTTCGTGTTCGTATTAATAACAAGACCTTTATTGTCATGGATGCGCCGCCAGACAAGGAAGATTGTGCGCCATTTATTCGTATTGCTGAGGCCTTGCACGCAATGGGATTGAACGTTCCACGTATTGAGCAAGCCAATATTACTGATGGGTTTTTATTGTTATCAGACTTGGGCGAAGACAGTTACTTGTCTTTGCTAAGCAAGGATACGGCGAATCAACTGTATCGTGATGCCATTGATGCCTTGATTGCAATGCAAAAAGCGGGGCAAGACAATGCATTGACATTACCTGACTATGATAGCTCATTGCTGATGAGCGAAATGGCGTTATTTCGTGATTGGCTCTTGGTGCGACACCTTGATTTGCAGTTGAGCGACTTCGAGTGTTCAATGTTGACAACAGTATTCGACTTGCTGACTGATAATGCTTTATCACAACCGCAAGTTTGGGTGCATCGTGATTATCATTGCCGCAACTTGATGGTTTGCCATAATAATTCCGGCCTCAACCCGGGCATACTCGACTTTCAGGATGCGGTGCTAGGGCCCATGACTTATGACCTGGTTTCTTTGTTACGAGATTGTTATATCGAATGGCCGCAAGTGCAGCAAGAACAATGGCGAGATTATTATTGTCAGTGTGCCGAAGAGTATGGTTTGTTGGCGGCCGATCAAGGCGGGGGGCAACGCGACCAGTTTATCCGTTGGCTTGATTTGATGGGGGTGCAGCGTCATCTTAAGGCGGCAGGAATTTTTGCACGTCTCTACCAGCGTGATGGCAAGACAGCTTATATGAATGATGTGCTGCGTACGCTATCGTATATCTGTCGCTTATCTGGCACCTATACAGAGCTCGGTGGTTTGATTGATCTCATTGAGAAACGAGTGTTGCCCTTGTTGCCTAGAGACCCGTTAAACAGTTGCTTGTGATGGCACACTGTTCCGTGCTTTTATCCTCTTCTCCTCTACGTGAGAGGGATGAACCGAGCTTTGGGGTTACTTATAACGTAGGCGAATGCCGTGCTGATAGGACATAAAGATTTCATAGGGTTCAATAGCTGGTGGAAAGAAAACCCCACTGATTTTGGCACCGTGAATACTGGCACCGTGCAGATTACTTTGGCTAAAATCGATGCCACGTAAATCAGCCTGACGAAAATAGCTGTTGCTAAAATCAAGATCGCTTGCATCCATACCTTGCAGGTCGACATTACGAAAATCACAGTGAGTGAGATCTGGTGTTTCACCATCTTCTTTGCGTTGGTTAAATGTTGCCATATCGCCTTCGCGTAGTAGGCAATACATTTCATCTTTTTTAATTTCTGGTGTTTGGGCCATACCATTATCCTTATGATCTTTATGGGCTCAATGCTGATGTCGGCATTTTCGGCTCAAAGTTAAGGTTAATGTTAAATAATTGGCACAGGCTTGCAGCCTGTTTGTAAGCCATAGACACTATAGATTTGTTTGGTAGAGCCTAATGTAGGCGTTCGAAGCGAAAATGAGAGTAAGAATTAGTGGTATCGATCATTTGTGTCAGTCTGACATGAAGGATCTTTTCACCCGTATTGATAAAAATACGTGAATCGATGTCATAGACCGCAGCGGGCGTGATAATAGACGTTGGGTTTTCATCAGGATCCAACCTAGGCACGATCAAAGAACGATAATATTCGCTGCCTTCGCCAACGCCGACTAAACCACGACTGGCGACAGGTAAGGCGTCTCCAGCGATACGCTTAATACCCACGTAAACCGTGCCATCATTGATAATGCGAAGCCAAGTGATGCTGCCAATTTCCCAAGCGTCTTCGGCGCCGGGGACGGGTGTGCGAAAGCCAACTGCATCGCCCACCCGAACAGAGATTCCATTTTCTGTAGCGCAGGATAAATCGATACCGCCTGTGCTTTCGCTACCTTGTTTGCCTAGGGAAATGGTGTATTCAGGGGTGGATGTTTGTGATTTGTTTTTGTCAATATAATGCTCGGCTTTGGCGCGAGTGGCGTAAACTTTCTTCCATATATCTCGCTGGTCAGTTTCGGTGTCAAAGCTGGATGTACGTGACGGATGGGCGTTGGCATCGATTTTATTTGGCGAGGAGCTGTCATTCCATGGTTGATTTGCAGAAGGTATCAATATCATTGCGTCATTCTGATCATCGAGTGATTCGTCTTTAAGTAAGCTTGACTCTATTTCTTCTGGGCGAAAAACATCACCATTACTTATTAGCTGGTGGCAGTGGCGTAGC
This window of the Gammaproteobacteria bacterium genome carries:
- a CDS encoding pentapeptide repeat-containing protein: MYCLLREGDMATFNQRKEDGETPDLTHCDFRNVDLQGMDASDLDFSNSYFRQADLRGIDFSQSNLHGASIHGAKISGVFFPPAIEPYEIFMSYQHGIRLRYK
- a CDS encoding phosphotransferase produces the protein MLIVDIRFKQMSDWLRNDLKLTVSRITPASADASFRRYFRVRINNKTFIVMDAPPDKEDCAPFIRIAEALHAMGLNVPRIEQANITDGFLLLSDLGEDSYLSLLSKDTANQLYRDAIDALIAMQKAGQDNALTLPDYDSSLLMSEMALFRDWLLVRHLDLQLSDFECSMLTTVFDLLTDNALSQPQVWVHRDYHCRNLMVCHNNSGLNPGILDFQDAVLGPMTYDLVSLLRDCYIEWPQVQQEQWRDYYCQCAEEYGLLAADQGGGQRDQFIRWLDLMGVQRHLKAAGIFARLYQRDGKTAYMNDVLRTLSYICRLSGTYTELGGLIDLIEKRVLPLLPRDPLNSCL